ATAAGTATTTTTTAACTGCAAGTGTTAAGTTAAGTTTAGTGTTTTTCTTCATAAGTGTTGGGTTGAGTGTTATACTCATTTTTCTTTAGTATAAGTGTTTTACTTTTTTCTGAAGTGGTACACTTTAAGACGTTCAAAGTAGAAGGAGTGCAGTCATCGTTTTTACTTGAAAGTGGATCCCACGACATTCATTAGTTGATTTTCAAAATGCACTTTTCTTTTTCATCGAGTGAGGTCCCTTTTTTTTAGGCTTCAAAAGTGCTTTCGAGTCGTGGGAAATCCCTTTTTTGTATCTAACTTGTTTGTCTAATGCTGGTAGCTGCTGTTATTTAGCATCGGCCTGAGGGTTTTAAATTTTTTGTACTAGGCATTAGTCATTTtcacagtttttgttttttttaattttgCATTGTTTTAGTTTTTGCAGTTTTGTTTTTCAGTTAGTTCTTGATGTGATTTTTATGATTGCTGATGTGTATGTGTTTCGTATCAGGTTTTGTTTTTTTCTCACGTAACCAGACTGAACATCTTAGTGTGTGCCCCATTTTTAAGATGTTTTTTTTGTGGTTGCAACTGAGCCTTATTGTCAGTAGTTGTTAGTAGCACATCACAATGCATATGTAAAAGTAGAGTCACAGTAAAAGTTTGAATAATTAAATAGTATTTTTTGTACTGAAAATGTTTTAACGaatgttttatttttctcttttttttatttttcattagcAGTTTCTCATGGATGCGCACAAAATGATCGAAGATGATTCAAAAAAGAAAGTTGAGGTCTCCTTGAAAGAAGCACTACGTCAAGAGGACAAAATTGTACGCACTCTGGGCTCTTTGTTTTCTCATGCAGTTTAaattttttatgtgttttttataaaaaaaatcatgtaTTCCAACACCACTTCACATGTTTCTAGTACAATATTGAATGGAGAAGGCTAAAGTTCAAACAATAAATTTCCAAAAACAAAGAGACAAATAAGAGTACTGATGTATCATGTACAAGAGTACTGATGTATCATGTATCATGTACAGAAGTATTGAATGGAGAAGGCTATATAAAAGTACTGATGTATCATGTACAATGTTATTATTTTCATAAGCAAACAAGTATAGATATCAAAGACATAAAAACCGAACCTGGGAGCAACACAAACGAAAAGCACGGACAAATGGGTCTCGAAGATATTGATTTTCAAGAGAAGCGATATGAAGTAGAGATCACTGACATTGAAGCGTCTGATGGTTTGTTATTCGAAGAAGTTGCAACACTGGTTCGTAAtgcatttattttttttatttttccttacttttgttcaatattttttatgtttcatgcaagtttttttgttGTCTGGCAACTTCAGTTTTCTACTCATATCAGTAGTCAACCCGTCTAGTTTGCTACTCATGTAAGAACTCCAAAAACATTCAAAAAGCTATATAATGGTACTAACTAAACAGAACTTTTGTGCAGTGTGAAATCTTTTTTCAGGGAATTTAACAATCCTTCAGATGAATTAACTTTTTTTATGCAATGCAAAAACTATGAAATTTTTTAGTCATTTGGAAATTGTTGTATGAAGATTTTCCTTATACATTTTTTTTCATTGCTATTTTTTTTCTGAGACATGATGgatctttttttatttgtttgtctACATCACAGCTGAGTAAGAGTGCTCAAAGAAAAGAGCGACGCAAAGCATTTctagagaagaaagagaaggtacTTTTTTTGTTGTACTTTTCATCAGTTTTCACTTTCATTTTTGTAGTATCGCCACCCAAACATATATAACAATCCCATGTTTGTTTTTTTCTGCAACAGAGATCAAGGAATGATCCAACCACAACAAAAGTTGTCATTCATGATATTGTCACCAAAGCTTACAGCTGTTGTAGCCTGCCTTACTTCTGCGAGATTGTCTCTTCTGTTCTAAAAAGCAATCACACGGTCCAGCTTGTTAGGAACATAGGTTTTGGCTATCTGTTGGAATTGGATGACTGCTTTATCCCCAGACCATTTGTTCAATGGATCGCTGACAATGTTGACACACAAGCAGAGGTAATTGTGTTCAGCAAGGACATCATTCCACTCAATTGTGAGTCAGTGCAGTTTGTGTTGGGAATTCCATCAGGAGAAAAAATCATAAAcatgaaagaagaagaagctggcAAGCAAGCATTTCTTGCTCTTTTTGGGTTGACAGAAGTCCCAACAATCAAGTCTTTTGGTAACAAGCTCTTGTTTGAaaagttgtgtgacaatgacttccTTCGTTGTTTCATGGTTGTAGCATTAGCAACATTTCTCTGTCCAACATCGAATACAAAACCAAGTACAAAATACATGGGTGCTCTACTTAATGTGGAGGAGATCAAGGAATTAAATTGGTGCAGGTTTGTGCATGAATGGGAAATGGTGTatataaagaaataccaaaaggaAAAGCTGAAGCAAAATCGAACAACAATGACATTAGGAGGGTGCATATACCACATAGCAGTATGTGCCTTTTGACTTTTCTTTTCTGCTGTATCAAATTTTTACTTTTCCTCATGCTAGTATCTGTTTGAATTTTGCACACATGCAAATCTTTTTTTGTAACTTTTTTGATTTTTATGTTTTTGCAGGTCCGTTGCTTAGATTACATTGATTTTGGATCAATCCAGGTGGCACCTTTTATGCCTAGGATATGTGTTTGGAAAGGACAAATGATTAAGCATTTCAGTGACATGACAATTGGAAAAGAtggaaaatatggacctctatgagTAAGTTTTTCATCTTTTTTGTCTTTTTTCTCTAAAAGTTTTCATAGTTTATCAAGTTATATATGTATCTTTCTTGCAATGTGCTTTTGAAAGTTAATTTCTTAGTTTGTCTGTATTCATAGTTTTCTATTTTTGCATGCATCTTGCAGATAAAAAAAGAAATAGAGATGTGTTATAAAGAAGGAACATGTGAGTGGGCAAGCACCATGAAGAATACAAATTTTAGGAAAGCGATTAAGATTGCTGCAGGAAAATTTTTGTCTGAGAAGGTACGAAAACTACAATTTTTTTGTGATTCACTTTTTTCTTTCTAGTCACTCATGTTCTTATGTTGCATGAGGTCAAAGAAGAAATATTCATTGCTTTTGAAAACCAAATGAGGGATCAAGATATTAATACCTGTATGAAAGCAAAAGGGCTTGTGTTGGAGACAATTCGGATCATAACAAATGGGTCATGGGAGTCAGGCAACACCGTTAAGGTGGGCTCTACTGGAACTGAGTTGATCCCGAGTCAGGAATGCAACAAATCTGGAGACACTGTGAAGCTTAATTCAAGCGAACATGCAGATGATAACGATGGAGGTATGTGTGTATGTTGTTAAGTCATATTTTGTACGTCTTTTTTGCCCACTTTTTTTATGTGTTTGTTTTTGAATAGAATGTGTCAAAAATTTAAATCATTTTTCTACTCATTGCAGGAGATATTGTGGAgatgaataaaataaaaaagaaggtTATAACAAGCAGTCAGCACTCTGATGGGTCTCCGGCTTTCAAAACTAATGCTGAGGAGCAAAAAATCTTGCTGGGCACCCAGACCGACCTTCAAGCTGAATGTAAAAAGGAAATGCCTGCTGTTTCAAGTAGTCAGCACTCTGTTGGGTCTTCTGTTTCAAAAAATCATGCCGTCAAGGGGACAATCTTGTTACACAAGGAGACCAATCTCGAAGCAGAATGTAAAAAGGAAATGGATGTTCTATCATCCAGTCAACAGTCTGCTGGGTCTTTTACCTCAAAAACTGATGCTACAACAGGAAAAAAAATTGTTGCTTACCCAGGCCAACCATGAAACAGAATGTAAAATGCAAATACCTGTTACAGCCACAACAACTCTTCTTGAACTAAACCAAGTACAAGAAAGTAGAGCACAAATAACTCAGTCACAAAGACCATTTCAATGCATTACATTAGCTTGTCTTTGATTGAACTTACATTTCTTTTTTTGACTTGCATCTTGATTCATCCACAGAAGTTTTGATCCACTACAAAAGAAAAAGAGGAGCTTCGCAATCAAGTAGTGGACAACAAACTTTTTGTGCAATCAAGCAGAAGAAGTCATCTGAAGTCACTTTCAATGTATGTAGTATGACTTTTTGTTCTTTTTTGTATTGGAGctgatttcaaaaaaaaaattgttcTCAACCAAATTTTGCTTCTCTTTTGTTTTTGTATGTTCTTACAACAGGTTATCTCACAGAATGAACCAAGGGAGAAATGTGTGGAAGAACAGAATTTTTGTAATCAACAGGACAAGAGCAGCAGCTTAAACTACATGCTTAACATATATAGTAAAGAAGATCACACTCGAAATGTAGTACAGAGTGTGAAAGAAGACATACATACAGAGCTCATTCAGTCCAAAATAAAAGTCTCACAATTTAAGCCAACAACATTTTTTGGTTTTCAGAACACTCCTGTACAGGAATTGGTATGTAAAAAAATTTAGACGCACATCTCAACAGTTTTGTTTGTACAACTTTTGTTTGCATCATCtacttttcctttttttggttgAAAACAGGATCCGAATACCAACAAGTTCGTCGAGCGTCTGGATAATCTAAGAATAGACATTAATGTACCACTGGAACCAGAGAGTGGTATCTATGTCTTTCTCTTAGTCTGATCtatttatttttttccaaaacacaTAAACAATCACAAACGGTCTAACATTTTCTTTCTTCCCGCACATACAGATGAGATGtttcaaagaggatacaatatgaTTAGTAATTTTCTAGACAAGGCAAGGGAAAAATATTACTTTGTTGACGACAGCACCCCGTCATTCAGGATCTCTGATGATGTAGATGATTGTGCAAATATTATTGAAGAACATAAACTATGGAGGCCTGTAGGAATGAAAGATGCGTGTTACAACAAAAAGATAGATGTATGCTTTTTTGTTTTGTCTGTTTTCTCTGGTGCATGTAAATTTTTTGTATTGTGAACATCAAACTTCTTTTTGTAGCActtacatttttttatttttttctgtaagcAGGAAGCAAAGTTGAAAATCACAAAAAACTTCAAGGAAATACAGCCTAAAGATTTTGATGTTCATCTCCAAGATAATACAAACCAAAAGGTATGTTACGATaactatttttttaatttttgttggTATCTCTGTCGTATTTtaaatttgtttttttgttgttgttaatcACAAAAACAGGTAAGAAGTAGTTCGTTCAAGGTTCTAAGCATTCAGTGTGCCCAGAGGGACCCACAAAGTTACAAGATGTGCAAAACACCAAAACCTGCCATACCAGATGAGGAGATTGTTGATTTGGTGAGCACTCAAAATCTATTTGTGGTATATCTTTTAACTATACTTCTTTTGCCCATAGAAATGTATGGTGAGTACTttgttaagtttcattttttttcattttttcattattttttttgCTGCAGGTAACACCTGAAGGCCAAGTAACAACGTTTTGGAATCACAAGCAAACCTGCTACTCGCCATGGAAAAGTAATAGCCACATGAAAACAGAAAGCCCCCCACTCAAAATGAGGAAGgtagttttcaaaaaaaaattgtacGTTTTGTTGCCCAAGAACAATTGTTCTCATTCTCTGTTTGGATCTAatgatgttttttgtttttctgttgccTTCTGTGTGTTTTTCACAGCAATACTACAATGTACCAATAGTAGGTAGAAGGTTATTTGTTGAGGAGGAAAACTACGACCAAGATTCCATCGATAGCAAAGGAAACGAAGTACATTTCATAGAAGAAAAATCTGTAGGGGGCCATTTTTTagtctgtttttctttttttgttcttcttttttgtttttctatccCCTTCTTTTCTTGATTACAACTCTGacctattttttttttgcaattttCCCCCATTTTACATACCAGGAGAGCTCAAAATTTATCGAGATAGAAACTTCAGGGAACAAAGAAACACAATGGTGAATAGAACAGATGATATTTACAATACAAGTCTGTCGCTAGGAACGTCAAGCAGTTTACGTGGAAAAGAAAATTTACCACCAAAGAGGGTTATTCAACCAAGCAGGTACCTGAGTTCTCCATATGAGTGTGATGATAGGGGTCCAATAATGCAACATGAGTTAAAGATGTACGAAATCATAACATTTTTGGGTGATGTTGAATGCATAGCAACGTAAGTTTTCCTTAAAACATGCAGTAATGTTTTTTTCTGAATGTTTTTGCTCTTTTTTACTGTTTCTTTATGTATTTTTTTACCTTGCTTTTTCAAAATGTGCAGCAAAGCAGCAGTTAACATTGACAAAACAATCGCCACATACGGACAGCTCGGGAACTCAATGAAAATAGATGCTCGTGTTGAGTCATACGTTATAAACGTGTACTGCAGGCATCTATTCAATTCAAATCATCCTAGGAACTCACGAAAGCACTACTTCTTTCACACTGTATCTCTAAGCAAACATACAACTATGCTGTGAACTTCTTTTGACGTCTttacttttttttctatttttttttgtcaTCATTCTTAATTTGTTAATTTTTTCTGTTATTCTAAAAATTCCAACCTTACACAATTTCAAAGGAATATTTTCTTGGGAAATGGAAAAACGAAGAGACAAGGATTTGGTGGAGGAACAAGCTAATTACAAGTTTCACCGGAGCTTCAAAAGCACATGACCTTTACATGTCAGATAAGGTGTGTTTTCCAACTTTTTTCTGTCTATCTATACAGTTTTTCTAGTTTTTCCCATAATTAATCGAAACTAatttttttgcactcttactttctttgATAAAACTTCACAATGGATCAACACAAGCTATACTTTCCAACACTGCACAACTCACATTACTTTCTGTTCGTCGTGGACTTCACTGGACGCAATTCAATTTTTTGGATTCGGTCTATGACGAGAACAACTCGTACCACAAGGGCATCAAGAAAAAAATTGTAAGCCAAAGCTTTTTTCTAACAGtgtgtttttttattttcaacttgtagctgaagcACTACATCTTTgtacaatttttttttgtttttctctgcaTTTTATGTGTGCTAACATGAAGACATGTTGTTCTTATGAATGGCAGATTTCAAGTTTTATTTGCATTTGGTACAAATCTCAGATGAAAGCAATGAACTTCAATTCATTCACTACAGTATATCCAAGAGTCCCTCAACAAAACAACGAGTAAGAAAACAACAGAACTATATTTTTTTGCGACttcttcttgtcgttgttattttCCTTGTGTTTATACAATTTTTTGTTCTCTGGCTTACAAAACAAACTGActttttttcttttgcccttttacTTGTGTCAGCACTGATTGTGGGATTTTCACTATGAAACTGATGGGATGGTGCCCAAGGAACCCAATCCCTATAGCTTTTTCAGCAAAAGACATACCACATGCAAGAATCAGATATGCTGTTGATCTCATGTTCAGCCCCTACAACAAGCTATATGATGAAAAGAAACGTGTCAAGGAGTACTGCCTATAGGGTAATTCATGCATTTTTTGTTCTTGTATCTtatttttttttcagattttaatagtttgttttttgtttttacacTTGTCTTTTTTAAAATGATTGTTGCTTATTCCCCCTTCTTTTGTTTTACATTGTGCAGGAATGGAAAGACAAACGCCAGATGCTTAGCAGTGGCCACTCAACAAACTGTTGCCTACACAAGACAAAAGACTTATATAGGAAAATCTAGTGAAAATACTATATCCTGCATAGTACAGGATAGCAAAAGAAtacaacaaaaaatattttttccatgttggacAGATGTAAACATTTTTTTGCGTTCTACCATTTTGTTATTGTACTGAAACCTAAGTCTGCTCCTTTTATCTTCATTCTTATTTTGCAAAATGCAAATAGCTGCAAATACATCACCAAGGTTTTCAAAAAAAAAGTACATGAATATGTTTTTGTTTTAAAGTTTTTAAATCTATAGTACTTTTTTTTGTCTCCATCCAtaagaaaatatttttacttaCGGAACATTTTTTGCTTCCTTTTTTTATATGTCATcaattttttgtgtgtgtttgtgCATTTGCTGGAGGAGGCAAATGAGTCAACAACAGAGAACCTCATGATTGATTTTTGCATATGGTTAGTATTTGTTTTTTCGCACAAGGCCACCAACTGTTCTTTTTTCATTCGGTTCACTGCTAGTATTTTTTAAAGATTTATTATGAATTTGTTTCTAAAGCTTTTTCATCTTAAATTTCATCAGCCATCAAAAAGAGGGGAGAACAAACATGTGTCGCCATTTTTTGTGCATCATTCGTAAGAAGAATTTGCAACACTTACAAAGATCAACAACACCGCAAAAAGGTATTCTTCACTTGCATTACAATTTTTTTTTGCAGCAATACATAGTTTCCACTACAAAATTTTTTTGATGGAGCAACATTTTTTCAGATCAATGACATAGTTTCTAGTCTTTTACAATACTTGATGGAGCAAGATATGTCTTCTTCAAGATGCAGTAGCAAAATCTTCTTGACTTGTTTGCTGCTCAACACTTTTTTTGCTTTCCTCCTGTTTGTGTCTTTCTAGCTGGTAGCTCCCTTGCACGACTAGTTGGTAGCCCCCTTGCAGCACTAGGTGCACTAGTAGCATCTTTTTGTGAACTCCGTTTCTCGTTTTTTCTTTTGCTACCTGCTGTTTGATTTTTCATACAAGTATCATGCGAAGTAGGAGTCACATCTGCAACAACAAGGTTTTTTGTTACTTACAACCATGAGGGTGCAAGAAAGCTACGATGCAATGAACTAGCAGGTATTTTTCAACTTTATTCAAGCAAAAAACTAAAAATACCTGATGTTTTTTTGCCAActatagtcttcttgtgaaattgAGACTTTGGAATGTGTTTGTTTGTGCATGAAACAAAAACATGGTCATGCTGACCACAGTGGCCACACCCAATCTGTTGTTTTGCATGTAATTTCTCCAAAAAAGTCTTGTAACGTTCCTGTGGACGCCCTTTCGAAATAATAACATCTGGATCTTTTAGGTTCTCTCCATAACCATCAGGGTGTTCTTTGTTAATAATAGGAGCTGGAGGTGAACTTGGTTCAGACTGCTTGCCTTGCATTTTTTGTTGCTCCTCTGCCAAAGTCATCTCATCTAGCTTTTCCTCTATCCTAACACCTTCCGCAACCAGATACATGTATTTTTCATTAGATGACGCAGTATCAGAAGCCCATTCATTGAGTCTGCTAGACAACACCATGTACCTAAGGTGATGTTCACCTGCTGTTAGTTCCTCAGGGACTCCATACCTTAGTTTTCTGAtgtctttttttcctttggtctCCATCTGTGAATGTAGTATTTCTCGGGAAACACTGACAAGTTAAGATGCATTAACACTCTAAGAATGTAGCTGCACACAAGACCATCTTTTTGAAACTTCGCACAAATGCAAGTGAAGTCCTCTCGGTGGAtgtcaacaatgacaacatatCTGCGGATTCTGAAATCTTTGTCAGCAAGCATTCTTGTCTTGTACACCTCAAATCTACTGTTTTTCTCAACTTCCTCCACATGCAACTAGTTTGCAAACTTTATAAATTTCTGAAATCTGTAGAATAtagctctattgtacttgttaGCAGCCTGCAATTCCAGTTCACTGCAGAGCCAGTAGGTTGGTTTTGTTATCCTTGTAAGTGAGTCTTGCTCTTTCTCATTCTCCTGCATTGCTTCCAATATCCGTTGGTACTCACGCAGAAAGCTAATCACACTGAATGTTGATCCTACATTATCCTTAAATATAGCATTTGTGCCTTCACTTCGAGCAGTAGAATGGATAAAGgggaagaagcatttcttgaAATACACTGGGACAAACAGCTTCCTGTACTTCCACATGTacctgaagtacttgaggttgtcgACTCCATATTTGTGTGTCATTTGGGGCCACAACATCTCAAATTCTGCCTCTGTAAGGCAGTTATGTATGATGTCACTGAAATCATGATACAACTCTGGGTTTAATGAAAAAGTTCACACACATCTCTCCTGAACCTTTTTCATTATGTGGAAGAGGCAGCACCTATGAACAGTTCCCTTGAAAACAGTAGGAATAACACTTTTCATTGCAACATCTTGGTCTGTAATTACTGTCATAGGAGCTTTTTGATGCATGCAGTCTAGGAATGTTTTAAACAGCCACTCAAATGTGTCAACTGTTTCATTGTTAACAATAGCACAAGCGAAAAAGCAATTGAGACCATGCCCACTGATGCCAACAAATGGTGCAAATGGCAGATTGTAACGGTTTGTTTTGTATGTTGTGTCAAAACTCAAGCAATCACCATAAAGCTCATACATTTTTCTGGAGTAGCCATCTGCCCAGAATATGCACAAGACCTTGTTGATGTCTTCGTCGACAACTTTGAAAGCATATTAGAAAGTTGGATCCTCTTTCTGCTTGTTCCTAAAGTACTCAAGCACGTGTAACATATCGCTCTTGCATTTTCTCTGTTTATGGCTGTCCTGACATTGCTAACATATTTTTTTGTGTAGGGCGCATTGCCGCCACGTAGATAAGAAAGACTGGCCATAATCTTCCTAGTGGGCATCTGCACTGAGTTGAATGTTCTAATGAACAACTTCTCTTGTTCTGTCGTATGCTTGTGTGATCTTAAATATTTGGACTCATCCGGAGGGCTTAGGGTGTGGTTGTGTTCCAGATCAATAGATGTTACAAGCCAAATTTCTCCTTTTCGTGTTGCAACCATCTTAGCCTGACACCCAGTTATTTCAATggagttttttcttttccttttcaccTTCTCAGGCGGTGGAACCCCTGTTTTCTCTTGGTTCTTGAGCtgtctcttttttttttctttcttccagcACATCCTCACTAACAACTTTCCCTGAGCGGTTGCATTTGAAAGTGTAACGTGTTACCGCCTTACCACCAGATTTACTTGCATGGTAAGTACCTGCCTTTTCAATTGCAAAACCACAGATGGCTGCGTACTCATTATAGAAAGCATATGCAGCTTCATGAGAAACAAAGGGCATGCCCACATGCGGGACATGGTGGATGCACACTTCTTGGCTGCAAGTCTGAGCTGCGACAACACTATCATTTTCTAGGAACATTAAAATGTCCTCTTGTGAAAGCTGTTCTATATTTTCCTTGTGCCCAGTACCACCAtcttgttcatcttgttgatcaTCACATTCAGGTACATTCTGTTTTTTTCCAAATGTAGATGCTTGTTGAGAATTGTGTGAATCACCATCAGCACTCATGTCGTCGGTCAAACTAGGACCATGTCTAGAACCAGCTGGAGTTGTATCATCTGTAAAATGTTCTCCAAGCCTAAAACCAGCAGCAGCTTCATCAACATTAATGGTTAAATCATCGTCTAATTCGTCATCCATTTCATCGTCATCACTGTTGTGTGGTCTGTATCCAGAGTGGTAGCTACTGCCTGCGTGTTCTTCAGTTCGGTTGTCGTCCCAGATCCAACTAGGAAAACCTTCCGCCCCAACGTCTATTTTCTGTGTTTgctgtgtttttgttgtttgacACATGTTGTTATCCTGTTCCAAGCATCCATATCGTTCGGTCAGCATGAACATGTCATTCTGCATCATCAATAACAaaattagtaatctttttttttcATGTCGTGGGACATAAGAGAGCGGTCAAATGTACATACATAAAATCCAGTCAACTTTACCTCATGATTAATTCCTCCACCAGGGTTTTCTTTGTGACCAAATTGCTGGGATCCACCAATCCCACCCTG
This genomic stretch from Hordeum vulgare subsp. vulgare chromosome 6H, MorexV3_pseudomolecules_assembly, whole genome shotgun sequence harbors:
- the LOC123401873 gene encoding uncharacterized protein LOC123401873 encodes the protein MGLEDIDFQEKRYEVEITDIEASDGLLFEEVATLLSKSAQRKERRKAFLEKKEKRSRNDPTTTKVVIHDIVTKAYSCCSLPYFCEIVSSVLKSNHTVQLVRNIGFGYLLELDDCFIPRPFVQWIADNVDTQAEVIVFSKDIIPLNCESVQFVLGIPSGEKIINMKEEEAGKQAFLALFGLTEVPTIKSFGNKLLFEKLCDNDFLRCFMVVALATFLCPTSNTKPSTKYMGALLNVEEIKELNWCRFVHEWEMVYIKKYQKEKLKQNRTTMTLGGCIYHIAVRCLDYIDFGSIQVAPFMPRICVWKGQMIKHFSDMTIGKDGKYGPL
- the LOC123401874 gene encoding uncharacterized protein LOC123401874: MLHEVKEEIFIAFENQMRDQDINTCMKAKGLVLETIRIITNGSWESGNTVKVGSTGTELIPSQECNKSGDTVKLNSSEHADDNDGGDIVEMNKIKKKVITSSQHSDGSPAFKTNAEEQKILLGTQTDLQAECKKEMPAVSSSQHSVGSSVSKNHAVKGTILLHKETNLEAECKKEMDVLSSSQQSAGSFTSKTDATTGKKIVAYPGQP
- the LOC123403529 gene encoding uncharacterized protein LOC123403529, which produces MLNIYSKEDHTRNVVQSVKEDIHTELIQSKIKVSQFKPTTFFGFQNTPVQELDPNTNKFVERLDNLRIDINVPLEPESDEMFQRGYNMISNFLDKAREKYYFVDDSTPSFRISDDVDDCANIIEEHKLWRPVGMKDACYNKKIDEAKLKITKNFKEIQPKDFDVHLQDNTNQKVRSSSFKVLSIQCAQRDPQSYKMCKTPKPAIPDEEIVDLVTPEGQVTTFWNHKQTCYSPWKSNSHMKTESPPLKMRKQYYNVPIVGRRLFVEEENYDQDSIDSKGNEVHFIEEKSESSKFIEIETSGNKETQW
- the LOC123403530 gene encoding uncharacterized protein LOC123403530 — translated: METKGKKDIRKLRYGVPEELTAGEHHLRYMVLSSRLNEWASDTASSNEKYMYLVAEGVRIEEKLDEMTLAEEQQKMQGKQSEPSSPPAPIINKEHPDGYGENLKDPDVIISKGRPQERYKTFLEKLHAKQQIGCGHCGQHDHVFVSCTNKHIPKSQFHKKTIVGKKTSDVTPTSHDTCMKNQTAGSKRKNEKRSSQKDATSAPSAARGLPTSRARELPARKTQTGGKQKKC
- the LOC123403528 gene encoding uncharacterized protein LOC123403528, which produces MQDMDFLEGINLTYTQLLMVASQEGGIGGSQQFGHKENPGGGINHENDMFMLTERYGCLEQDNNMCQTTKTQQTQKIDVGAEGFPSWIWDDNRTEEHAGSSYHSGYRPHNSDDDEMDDELDDDLTINVDEAAAGFRLGEHFTDDTTPAGSRHGPSLTDDMSADGDSHNSQQASTFGKKQNVPECDDQQDEQDGGTGHKENIEQLSQEDILMFLENDSVVAAQTCSQEVCIHHVPHVGMPFVSHEAAYAFYNEYAAICGFAIEKAGTYHASKSGGKAVTRYTFKCNRSGKVVSEDVLEERKKKETAQEPRENRGSTA